One region of Chaetodon auriga isolate fChaAug3 chromosome 5, fChaAug3.hap1, whole genome shotgun sequence genomic DNA includes:
- the mier3b gene encoding mesoderm induction early response protein 3, giving the protein MAEASLGGSSPGGSLSSEDHDFDPTAEMLVHEYDDERTLEEEESLEGGRNFSSEIADLEKEGNMPLEELLAIYRYEASAGSSIDSSSGDLTDELPDMTLDKEEIAKDLLSGDYEEETQSSADDLTPSVTSHEATDFFPRTLRSNAISDGDKESECDEDGPSPEDSRKEIMVGTQYQAEVPSCLCHYKDGEKVYEDEDELLWSPGTLPENKVRSFLSEVLSRTTDEKTGCDKPGMHVRDNEQALRELVKCNYNTREALERYCIRVKSSKEKTPPWSEEECKNFEHALQMYDKNFHLIQKHKVTTRTVAECVAFYYMWKKSERFDIFVQQNRFGKKKYSSYPGVTDLMDRLVDEAEGLAVDSSSSVCSGAGGGGRLETTTDQQLSLLNSITASDLTALSNSVATVCSPAEVSCLDSYSFPPLDSLHRGSLNHDESLGFPSNGADPDCLNMLDAGFYHSDLGQLGGVCVNKDCERPSKRLKMALPDSFINDVSVGNLGVDFEARRTAAHHHRITGAKMAVSVTDFGSLAGSGEPNGFLGAHARHHTQHTAALQSE; this is encoded by the exons ATGGCGGAG gCTTCCCTAGGGGGTTCAAGTCCAG GTGGCTCTTTATCATCAGAAGACCATGACTTTGACCCAACGGCAGAAATGTTAGTTCATGAGTATGATGACGAGAGGactctggaggaggaagagtctttggagggagggaggaattTCAGTTCTGAGATTGCGGATCTGGAAAAG GAGGGAAACATGCCTTTGGAGGAACTATTGGCCATCTATCGCTATGAGGCCTCAGCAGGCTCAAGTATAGACAGCTCCTCTGGAGACCTGACTGATGAGCTGCCTGACATGACTTTGGACAAG GAGGAAATAGCGAAAGACCTGCTGTCTGGGGACTATGAGGAGGAGACCCAGTCCTCAGCTGATGATCTGACCCCCTCTGTCACCTCCCATGAGGCTACTGATTTCTTCCCAAGAACACTTCGAT ccAATGCTATCTCCGATGGCGATAAGGAGTCAGAGTGTGATGAAGATGGTCCGAGCCCAGAGGACTCCAGAAAG GAGATAATGGTGGGAACACAGTACCAAGCAGAGGTTCCTTCTTGCCTCTGTCACTACAAAGATGGGGAGAAAG TttatgaagatgaagacgagTTATTATGGAGCCCAGGTACACTGCCAGAAAACAAGGTTAGGAGTTTCCTGTCTGAAGTGTTGTCGCGGACAACAGATGAAAAGACAGGATGTGACAAACCAGGGATGCATGTTCGAGACAATGAACAG GCTTTGCGTGAGCTCGTCAAGTGCAACTACAACACCCGTGAAGCACTAGAGAGATACTGCATCCGTGTTAAGTCCTCAAAAG aaaaaaCACCTCCTTGGTCAGAAGAGGAGTGCAAGAACTTTGAACACGCACTACAGATGTATGACAAGAACTTTCACCTCATACAGAAACATAAA GTAACAACACGAACTGTCGCAGAATGTGTGGCGTTTTACTACATGTGGAAAAAGTCCGAGCGCTTTGACATCTTTGTGCAGCAGAATCGGTTTGGGAAGAAAAAGTACAGCAGCTATCCTGGTGTGAC TGACCTGATGGACAGGCTGGTGGATGAAGCGGAGGGACTGGCGGTGGAcagttcctcctctgtgtgctcaggagcaggtggaggaggaaggctggagaccaccacagaccagcaGCTCAGCCTGCTGAACTCCATCACTGCCAGCGACCTCACAG CTTTGAGTAACAGTGTAGCCACAGTGTGCAGCCCTGCGGAGGTTAGTTGCCTGGACTCCTACAGCTTTCCCCCACTGGACAGTCTCCATCGTGGGTCCCTTAACCACGACGAATCCCTTGGATTCCCTTCGAATGGCGCAGACCCCGACTGCCTCAACATGCTGGACGCCGGCTTCTACCACTCTGACCTGGGCCAGCTAGGAGGAGTATGCGTCAACAAGGACTGCGAGCGGCCCTCCAAGAGACTCAAGATGGCCCTGCCTGACTCCTTTATCAATGACGTGTCTGTGGGTAACCTCGGAGTGGACTTTGAAGCGCGACGGACAGCAGCGCACCACCACAGAATCACCGGCGCCAAAATGGCAGTGTCTGTCACAGACTTTGGGAGCTTGGCTGGCAGCGGTGAGCCCAACGGGTTTCTGGGAGCACATGCACGGcaccacacacagcacactgcgGCACTTCAGTCAGAGTGA
- the elac1 gene encoding zinc phosphodiesterase ELAC protein 1: MSMDVTFLGTGSAYPSPHRGASALVLRTDGECWLFDCGEGTQTQLMKSQLRAGRITKVFISHLHGDHLFGLPGLLCTVSLNTNPDPQQSLNQVDIYGPRGLRHFLRVTLGLTGSQLLFPYAVHELEPTTDQSPEEGQLSLEMTAERGPPHPQEQPGRTIALDASADCYLLFEDNKFVVKAFRLFHRIPSFGFCVQERDRPGRLKTELLKELGVKPGPLYGRLKSGEPVTLESGRVLQPSEVLEETIPGRKVCILGDCSSVLGEGPLRLCGGADILVHEATLGNEQRDKAVDHGHSTPDMAAAVARACRARRLVLHHFSQRYKPCSLQKDGDKDDVSELKRQAEDALQDTGVEVTLAEDFLTLPIALRR; the protein is encoded by the exons ATGAGTATGGATGTGACTTTCCTCGGGACCGGCTCGGCCTACCCGTCGCCTCACCGCGGTGCTTCGGCTCTGGTGCTGCGGACAGACGGGGAGTGCTGGCTGTTTGACTGCGGGGAAGGAACCCAGACCCAACTGATGAAGAGCCAGCTCAGAGCCG GTCGAATCACCAAGGTTTTCATCTCCCACTTGCATGGAGATCACCTGTTTGGTCTGCCTGGTCTGCTCTGCACTGTGAGCCTCAACACCAACCCCGACCCTCAGCAGAGCCTGAACCAGGTGGACATCTACGGGCCCCGGGGCCTCCGGCACTTTCTCAGGGTGACGCTTGGCCTCACGGGCTCACAGCTGCTCTTCCCGTATGCAG TGCATGAGCTGGAGCCCACGACTGACCAGAGTCCAGAGGAGGGCCAGCTCAGCCTGGAG ATGACAGCGGAGCGCGGCCCTCCGCACCCACAGGAGCAGCCGGGCAGGACGATCGCCCTGGATGCCTCCGCCGACTGTTACCTCCTCTTTGAAGACAACAAGTTTGTGGTCAAGGCCTTCAGGCTGTTTCACCGCATCCCCTCCTTTGGGTTTTGCGTTCAGGAGCGTGATCGACCCGGAAGACTGAAGACTGAACTCCTGAAGGAGCTAG GCGTGAAACCAGGGCCGCTTTATGGCCGCCTGAAATCTGGAGAGCCTGTAACTCTGGAGAGCGGCCGTGTGCTTCAGCCTAGCGAGGTGCTGGAAGAAACCATTCCTGGCAGGAAAGTCTGCATTTTAGGGGACTGTAGCTCAGTTCTCGGGGAAGGACCACTGAGGCTGTGCGGCGGAGCGGACATTCTGGTTCACGAGGCCACCCTCGGGAATGAACAGCGGGATAAAGCAGTGGACCACGGACACAGCACACCCGACATGGCGGCGGCGGTGGCTCGGGCTTGCCGCGCACGGAGGCTGGTGCTGCACCACTTCAGTCAGAGGTACAAACCCTGCTCCCTGCAGAAGGACGGGGACAAGGACGACGTCTCAGAGCTCAAGAGACAGGCTGAAGATGCTCTGCAGGACACTGGTGTAGAAGTGACTCTGGCTGAGGACTTTCTGACTCTGCCCATTGCTCTCAGAAGATGA
- the me2 gene encoding NAD-dependent malic enzyme, mitochondrial isoform X1, with product MLSRLRTTWSLRPCVSVCRWAHTKEKGKPLMLNPRTNKGMAFSLQERQMLGIHGLLPPKVETQDIQAMRFQNNLKKMTDPLEKYIYLMGIQERNERLFYRVLMEDIEELMPIVYTPTVGLACTQYGHIFRRPKGLFISIRDKGHIRSILDNWPETNVAAVVVTDGERILGLGDLGVYGMGIPVGKLCLYTACAGIRPEKCLPVVIDVGTDNETLLKDPLYMGLYQKRDRSQAYDDLIDEFMEAVVEKYGQDTLIQFEDFGNHNAFRFLRKYREKYCTFNDDIQGTASVALAGLLAAQRATGKPITEHRVLFLGAGEAALGIANLIVMAMMETGMTQAEARKRIWMYDKHGLLVKNRLQEMDTNQEAFVHDSPGNAQSFLDAVNTIKPTAIIGVAGAGRLFTHDVIKSMGTLNERPIIFALSNPTTKAECTAEDAYTLTDGRCLFASGSPFGPVSLSDGRVLTPGQGNNAYIFPGVALAVILSGVRHISDTVFLEAAKTLAEQVTDKELEEGRLYPPLSSIREVSVQMAVKVVEYVYAKGMAFRYPEPVDKNGFVRATVWNTHYDSFLPDTYDWPGVSFSPKTK from the exons ATGTTGTCCAGATTGAGAACAACCTGGTCCTTGCGgccctgtgtctctgtttgcagATGGGCACACACCAAAGAGAAGGGCAAGCCTCTCATGCTCAACCCTCGCACCAACAAA GGCATGGCCTTCTCTCTACAGGAGCGACAGATGTTGGGGATACATGGTTTGTTGCCTCCCAAAGTGGAGACTCAGGATATTCAGGCCATGCGCTTTCAGAATAATCTCAAGAAGATGACTGATCCCCTAGAGAA GTACATCTACTTGATGGGCATCCAGGAAAGGAATGAGAGGCTTTTCTATAGGGTGTTGATGGAGGACATAGAGGAACTGATGCCAATTGTCTACACTCCCACTGTAGGCCTGGCCTGCACACAGTATGGACACATCTTTAGAAGACCTAA AGGCTTGTTCATCTCCATTCGGGACAAAGGACACATTCGTTCCATCCTGGACAACTGGCCAGAGACCAATGTTGCA GCAGTAGTAGTAACTGATGGAGAGCGCATTTTGGGATTAGGGGACCTGGGTGTTTATGGGATGGGCATCCCTGTTGGAAAACTTTGCCTGTACACTGCCTGTGCTGGCATTAGACCTGAGAAATGTCTGCCTGTGGTGATAGATGTCGGCACGGACAATGAG actctcctcaAGGATCCGCTGTACATGGGCCTGTACCAGAAGCGGGACCGCTCTCAAGCCTACGACGATCTTATTGACGAATTCATGGAAGCTGTGGTGGAAAAATATGGGCAGGACACACTGATCCAGTTTGAGGACTTTGGGAACCACAATGCTTTCCGCTTCCTCAGGAAGTACAGGGAGAAGTACTGCACCTTCAACGATGATATCCAAG GCACTGCATCTGTAGCCCTTGCTGGTCTGTTAGCAGCTCAGAGAGCCACTGGCAAACCTATCACTGAACACCGGGTGCTTTTCCTGGGAGCTGGAGAA GCTGCCCTTGGTATTGCAAATCTGATTGTCATGGCCATGATGGAGACTGGGATGACCCAAGCTGAGGCCAGAAAAAGGATTTGGATGTATGATAAACATGGCTTGTTAGtaaag AACAGACTGCAGGAAATGGACACTAACCAGGAGGCATTTGTCCATGACAGTCCAGGGAATGCACAGAGCTTCCTAGATGCTGTCAACACCATCAAACCCACTGCTATTATTG GTGTGGCAGGAGCTGGACGTTTGTTCACCCACGATGTCATCAAGTCCATGGGAACCCTGAACGAACGCCCAATCATCTTTGCTCTGAGTAACCCAACCACTAAAGCAGAGTGCACAGCAGAGGACGCCTACACACTCACTGAT GGTAGATGTCTTTTTGCCAGTGGCAGTCCATTCGGTCCAGTGAGTCTGAGTGATGGCCGCGTCCTCACTCCTGGACAAGGAAACAATGCGTACATCTTCCCAG GTGTGGCCTTGGCTGTGATCCTGAGTGGAGTGAGACACATCAGTGACACAGTCTTCTTAGAGGCTGCCAAG ACCCTTGCAGAGCAGGTGACAGATAAAGAGCTGGAAGAAGGCAGACTCTACCCGCCTCTCTCCAGTATCAGAgaggtctctgtccagatgGCTGTCAAG GTGGTGGAGTATGTCTATGCTAAAGGCATGGCGTTCCGCTACCCTGAGCCTGTGGACAAGAACGGCTTTGTCCGTGCTACTGTGTGGAACACCCACTATGACTCCTTCCTGCCAGACACCTACGACTGGCCAGGTGTCAGCTTCAGCCCCAAGACTAAATAG
- the me2 gene encoding NAD-dependent malic enzyme, mitochondrial isoform X2, giving the protein MLSRLRTTWSLRPCVSVCRWAHTKEKGKPLMLNPRTNKGMAFSLQERQMLGIHGLLPPKVETQDIQAMRFQNNLKKMTDPLEKYIYLMGIQERNERLFYRVLMEDIEELMPIVYTPTVGLACTQYGHIFRRPKGLFISIRDKGHIRSILDNWPETNVAAVVVTDGERILGLGDLGVYGMGIPVGKLCLYTACAGIRPEKCLPVVIDVGTDNETLLKDPLYMGLYQKRDRSQAYDDLIDEFMEAVVEKYGQDTLIQFEDFGNHNAFRFLRKYREKYCTFNDDIQGTASVALAGLLAAQRATGKPITEHRVLFLGAGEAALGIANLIVMAMMETGMTQAEARKRIWMYDKHGLLVKNRLQEMDTNQEAFVHDSPGNAQSFLDAVNTIKPTAIIGVAGAGRLFTHDVIKSMGTLNERPIIFALSNPTTKAECTAEDAYTLTDGRCLFASGSPFGPVSLSDGRVLTPGQGNNAYIFPGVALAVILSGVRHISDTVFLEAAKTLA; this is encoded by the exons ATGTTGTCCAGATTGAGAACAACCTGGTCCTTGCGgccctgtgtctctgtttgcagATGGGCACACACCAAAGAGAAGGGCAAGCCTCTCATGCTCAACCCTCGCACCAACAAA GGCATGGCCTTCTCTCTACAGGAGCGACAGATGTTGGGGATACATGGTTTGTTGCCTCCCAAAGTGGAGACTCAGGATATTCAGGCCATGCGCTTTCAGAATAATCTCAAGAAGATGACTGATCCCCTAGAGAA GTACATCTACTTGATGGGCATCCAGGAAAGGAATGAGAGGCTTTTCTATAGGGTGTTGATGGAGGACATAGAGGAACTGATGCCAATTGTCTACACTCCCACTGTAGGCCTGGCCTGCACACAGTATGGACACATCTTTAGAAGACCTAA AGGCTTGTTCATCTCCATTCGGGACAAAGGACACATTCGTTCCATCCTGGACAACTGGCCAGAGACCAATGTTGCA GCAGTAGTAGTAACTGATGGAGAGCGCATTTTGGGATTAGGGGACCTGGGTGTTTATGGGATGGGCATCCCTGTTGGAAAACTTTGCCTGTACACTGCCTGTGCTGGCATTAGACCTGAGAAATGTCTGCCTGTGGTGATAGATGTCGGCACGGACAATGAG actctcctcaAGGATCCGCTGTACATGGGCCTGTACCAGAAGCGGGACCGCTCTCAAGCCTACGACGATCTTATTGACGAATTCATGGAAGCTGTGGTGGAAAAATATGGGCAGGACACACTGATCCAGTTTGAGGACTTTGGGAACCACAATGCTTTCCGCTTCCTCAGGAAGTACAGGGAGAAGTACTGCACCTTCAACGATGATATCCAAG GCACTGCATCTGTAGCCCTTGCTGGTCTGTTAGCAGCTCAGAGAGCCACTGGCAAACCTATCACTGAACACCGGGTGCTTTTCCTGGGAGCTGGAGAA GCTGCCCTTGGTATTGCAAATCTGATTGTCATGGCCATGATGGAGACTGGGATGACCCAAGCTGAGGCCAGAAAAAGGATTTGGATGTATGATAAACATGGCTTGTTAGtaaag AACAGACTGCAGGAAATGGACACTAACCAGGAGGCATTTGTCCATGACAGTCCAGGGAATGCACAGAGCTTCCTAGATGCTGTCAACACCATCAAACCCACTGCTATTATTG GTGTGGCAGGAGCTGGACGTTTGTTCACCCACGATGTCATCAAGTCCATGGGAACCCTGAACGAACGCCCAATCATCTTTGCTCTGAGTAACCCAACCACTAAAGCAGAGTGCACAGCAGAGGACGCCTACACACTCACTGAT GGTAGATGTCTTTTTGCCAGTGGCAGTCCATTCGGTCCAGTGAGTCTGAGTGATGGCCGCGTCCTCACTCCTGGACAAGGAAACAATGCGTACATCTTCCCAG GTGTGGCCTTGGCTGTGATCCTGAGTGGAGTGAGACACATCAGTGACACAGTCTTCTTAGAGGCTGCCAAG ACTTTGGCTTAA